CGTAATAGTTTTCGTTGTTTGGCTGTATAGAGTGAACCAAAAAGAAAAGAAGAATAAAATAGCTGAACTTGAGGAAACTCTTAATATTTCAAAATCTCAAAGAAATACCATTCAGGAGGAATTAAAAATTCTGAAAGAGAAAAACTATGAAAGTATTATTGCTCTTAAAGAGAAACAAGAAATTGAGTTAACAAAACAAATACAGTCATTACAAGCAGAGAGCGTCAATAAAAGGAATGCCATTGATTCCAAGCATACAGACAATCCTGAGGCGTTTCTCAAAAGTTCCATTGCTCAACAGTTTGTTAGGAAAGCCACTGGCAAATCTAATGGATTTAATCCAACAGAGTCTGAATGGAACTTGTTAGTATCTCAGTTCAGTAAAGACTTGTCAGTCACCTACAAATCGTTTGGTAGAGGTAAGTCTTTGTCGCAGTTAGAACAGCGTGTATGCATTCTTTTGATTCTCAATATATCCGAAAAGATTATAGCGTTGATGTTAGAAACTCATGCTACAACAATATCGAATGCAAAGTCACGGGCTAATGAAAAGCTGTTCGGAGAAAAGAATGCTCATTTGCTTAAAAATAACCTGATTAATGGTTTTAATGCTCTTGACGAATTTTGACGAATAATTTGTGTAACCTGTTGTGCCTTAATTCTTTCTATTATTTGTAAGTAATCCTTTGACGAATTTTGACGAACTAATTATTCTTCATTATTTTGGGAGAATATGAATATCGAAATATCTTTGTAACAAAAACCAAATACCATTCAAAATGAAAAAAATACTTTTTGCTCTCAATCTCCCTATTGCTCCAATAAAATGACCTGACCGTCTGAACTAATTATGTCACACATTAAAAATAGAATTGTATTGCTTGTTCTTGTGTTCGTTGCTCACGGATTGCAAGCTCAGAAATTGTCGAGTATGCAAAAGATGTGGGAACATTGGACGCCGCATCCAATTAATAGTTTCTTTCGAATGGTCCCTGATACCACATCTGTATTTCCTAATACCGCTCTGTTTTTAACGAGAGGAAGGCAGAAAGGGGCTATACATACATCCTATCCTTTGTTTAGCCTCGGAAAAGATTCCTTGAGTGTGAAAGTGCAGATGAAGTATAGAGTGAAGAACTTGAGAAATCTTTTGTTGACGTTCCATACCATTGGTTACAAAGCTGAGGTGATGAAGGCTGATACGATTATATTGCCGCTTACCGAGGATTGGACTGAAAGAGAAGTACTATTGCCTATAAAGAGACTCTTTTCTTTGGAAATAGCCATTGAAGCTGAAGGGGACTCTGATAACGAGGTTGGAGAAGTATTTGTTGCAGATATAAATGTGTCTTCAGATGGATGCCCTCTTAATGGAAATGCTGATGACTATTCTGTTAAGCCCTTACCTTCATCTTGTGCAGAAAAGTGGGAAGATTTATTAGCTTCGCCTGTGTTGGACAAAAAAATCTTGGCTATTGGCGAAACAGTGCATGGTACTCAGACTTTTAATGACATGGCCTTTGAACTCATGAAAGAGCGCATCCTTCATCATAATTGCAAATTAATAGTCTTGGAACTGCCTCTTAGTCTTTCTTTGTATCTGAATAGATATGTTCAGAACGATTCTCGTTACACGCTTGATAATTATGTGACATTTTATGAACCCTTGACATCGATGAAATTTAGCCCGTTCCTTGAATGGCTAAAAGAGTACAACGCAAATCACAACAATGAGGTTTCATTGTTAGGATTTGATGGCGAAGCTTTTACCGACATGATTTGGAAAATGGCTATGTACGATTACTTGGAACCAGCTAATGCCGATGGCTCGTTAAGTCAACTATGCTATGATATAATGTTCAATAAAGATAAGGTTCAAGTGGATGACAGTTTGGTTAGTAGTTTATTTTCCGATAATGAAGCAAAATTCATTCAATGTAGTCTCAATAATATCCGTCAATATCAACAATCCAGATTAAAACTTGCTCATCGTGATGAAAAAATGTCAGAATTGATACAAGTGTTGACTGAATTATATCTAAAGCCGAATACCACTGCTACTATCTATGGCCATTTTATGCATACAAATTATATTGTAACATCGGTCGTTTCATCTATTCACAATAGTCCTTCTATGGGAAATTTTCTTAAACAGAAGTATAATAATGACTATTCGTGTGTAGCATTGTCTGCTATACGAGGTAGTGCATGGTTCGCTGATTTAAAGGGGAATACGTCTGTGCATGAGTTGCAAGAAGCACCTACGGAGAGTCTTGAATATATGGTATGCCGCCAGTCATCTGATTCTCTAATATATCTTGCAATGGACAACCTTGACGAAGAAGTATTTAAACAAAGATTTGTAGGCATAAATTATGTTCCAAATCAATTCATTTGGAATACTCCAAAAGCGTGGATGGATGGAATGATAATTTTAGGAAATGCAATCCCCATAAATAAAGACTGTGTCCAATTAACAGAGTTTGATAATATTTTAACTGAACGTTATCGAGATATACTGAAAAGGACAAAAAGTATGATGGTAAAATGAGATTTTTCCTTTTTCAACTCTAATTATGTGTACAAACGGATACCCCTCTGTTTACAGAATAAAATAATAACGAATTAGATAGACTATTATGAAGTTACTTTTAGGCATTTTATTATTTCAGTGCTCATTGTCAGTCAGTGCGCAGAACGATGTAATAAGACAATGGTCGTATGATATTAACACAGAAGAGGGCGCTCCCTGTTCTTATGATGCTAGTAGTAATAGATTGCTGCTTTCGGGCTTTGACGTGACTGACGACGGCTTCATCTATCTTGCTGGAGGAACGCCTCTTCGGCTTGCTTGTTTCGATGGTCCAAAAGTCGTGTTCAATAAGAAGATTGATGAAATAAACTCATCTTCGGTATTTCTGAAAGTGAGAGGTGATAGTGTCTATCTGTGGAATAATGAACATGCGAGCCTTGTAAGAGTTCACAAATCAGGTGAAGGACCTGTAGATAGAGTGCCTCTTTTGATGAGTGAGAATCAATCGGCAACACGAACAGCATTTGTTCCTACTGACTGCTATTTGGGCGATAATGATATTGTGTTGCTGAAGAGGCGCAACACAATCATAGTAAATGATTCTTATATCTTTCCTGGATTCGATATTATTCACATCGGCTATGATGGTCGTTTTATCAAGTGGAAATGGTTTGGGGACAATGAAAGTATTGTAGGTAACAGCATTTTTAATAATGACATCCTATACCAGTATCTTTATCCAACCAAGAATTATGATAAGAATGATTTTTCGGGGCATTATAAGGGCGAATGGAATGGGTATAGCATCTACTGGGGAAGCACATATAGCCTCAATAAAGCAGCATGGACCATTGTTTTTGCAAGCAGAGATGGTGTAAAGTCGTATGATATCCCATATCAAGGTACAGACGCGTATGGTGTTATTCCCATGCCGGTATTAACCCATCAAATAGATGATGAGACGATTTATACGGCTCCTTCTTATTGTATCCTTCGCGGAAACTATCTGTATCTACTTGGATATCGTGGCGAGAAACGCCAGGTCGTTGTTAGCAGAATAGACTTGCAGAAATCGATTGAAAAAATATAAGCCTATAATCAGTAAAACTCTAATTATTTAATTTTTAATCTATTAACGTTTATAAATATGAAACAGAAACATTTCTTATCAGTTTTGCTACTGATGATATCTTCAGTAACCTATGCTCAGGATGTAACATCAGATTTTCTGAAATCTGCTTCTTGGACTTGGGAACGGCTCGATCGTAAGTATGTTTTTACTGATGACAGTATATATATGTGCTCAAGATTGAAGAGCTATGGCACTACGTCTGAGCCCTATTATCTGTCGTCAAAACCGCAACTTGAATTCCGTGACGAACTGGTAGGAAAGAATAAGAAAGGAAAATATATCATTGTGAAATCCAATGAGACCACTCCTGGCATCACGCTATGCTTTAAGGTCTTGTCTGTTTTAGAGAATGGTATTACTCTACAGGAACGGAAACTTGACAATGAATATGACAGAATGGTTCTCACCAAGAATAACAGTGAGAAATATGACACACTGCGCCTTTCTTGTTCCTACAAGGAATTGGCGTATAAGCACGACAAGCAGAGCCAACAAGCATTTTTTAATGCGTTCCCGTCAACATGGTATGATTTTGAACGTACTTTTAACGGAGCCTTTTTTACAAACGATATGAGTGCCGAATATAAACAGGACCTATCTCATGACTTTGAAAAATATCTTGATGCTTTCGATAATCTCTCGGTCATCAATACTAAAGACTACTACAGCAAGCTCATTGACGTCACTATTGGTATGCCGCAATGCAGTACACCTGCTTCTGACAAATGGCAGGGAATAGTAGCTGCTAAGATTGCAACTAATAAGAAACTGGTTTCTAAGTTGCTGGATAAAAAAAGCAAATTCCATCAGACTCGATTTTGGCAGTTTGTACAGAGAAAAGATAAATGCTGTCAGAAAGGCGTTACTGCCAGAGGGGGACAAAATCGTATCAAGGAAATATGGAGACGTGGAATAATAGGTTATGATACTGAACGACTTTATCTTACAGACTCTGTATGCTATTATGTAACAGATTGCTCACTTGGTAGCTCAAAACTTAGATCGGCTGCTCCTTATCGGGTAACTGAAGAAGGTGACCTTGGCAATGATAATGCGATAGTCATGACTCGAGTTCAGAATGAAAAGTACGGAACACTACTCCAGTTAGAACAAATTCCAGGAGAGAAACTGGAAGGAAATGGTGAGGAGCTACCCGTATTCCAAAAGCGACAGTCTTCACTTGTTACAGACACTGCGCTCATGGTGGCATCCTACAGAGCGATGGTTCTGGGAAATATAGATCAGCGCGAGGCGCAACGTCTGTTCTTTGAGTCGTTCCCGTCAACATGGAGTGACTTTTATGCAGTAATGATATCAGATGAGGACGGCAATAAGGGTATGTATCGTCATGCCCCTGAATACATTGCTGCTTTTGAAAAGCTGGACTGTATTCATGCTCAAGACCTATTGAAGAAGATGGTCACAATCTCCATTAATGCCATTCCCCAGGACCCTATTTCCAAACAATGGCGTACGGTAGTAAGCAATCTCTCTGCTCGGTATCAGGATGAGTTGAATCGTGTGCTTCAGGAATTTGAGCCTTGGCAGCAAACCTCTTTCCGACAGTTCATAGAGAATTAAAACAACATGCATCGCAAGTCGGTCAACGACTTGCGATGCATGGTTTAAGAGACTTCCACTCAAAAAATGAGTGATTCCATCGGCTAAATACTTTCGGCAATGCTCTTCAGAACATAGTCAAGAATCTCTGGCGTGTGACAGGCACTGATGAAGTTGCCCTCAAACTGTGAGGGGCTAACATAGATGCCACAGCTGAGCATGTTGCGGAAGTAACGGGCAAAACGCTCTTGGTCGCTGCGCTTGGTGTCCTGGAAATTCTTCACAGAACAGTCCTCCTCAGATGAGCGGAAGAACAGGGTGAACATGGAACCGCAGTGGTTCAATGTGATGTTCTTACCGGCAATAATCTTCTCTAATTTCTCGATGAAATCATTGCTTTTCTTCTCTAAGTCCTCGTAGAAACCAGGCTGAGACAGTTGCGTGAGTGTTTCGATACCAGCTGCCATGGCAACAGGATTTCCGCTGAGTGTTCCTGCCTGATAAACGGGACCGTCGGGAGCCAGACATTTCATGATGTCTGCTCTTCCGCCAAAGGCTGCTGCAGGGAAACCGCCACCGGCAATCTTTCCTACGGTAGTCATGTCGGGCTTGATACCGAAACGCTGTTGGGCACCGCCACGAGAAAGACGGAAACCTGTGATCACCTCGTCAAAGATAAGGATGGCTCCATTCTGCTCTGTCACCTCTCTGGTAGCCTTGATAAATTCTTCCGTAGGTACTACCACACCCATATTGCAGGCCACGGGCTCAACAATCAGTGCTGCTACTTTCTGGCCGTTTTCATCGAAATATTTGCGCAGTGCAGCGGTATCGTTATAAGGTAATACCACCGTGTGCTTCACAAAGTCCTGAGGTACGCCCGCACTTGATGCATTCGAGATGTTGGCCACTCCCGAACCGGCTGCCACCAGCAGATGGTCGGCATGACCGTGATAGTTGCCTTCAAACTTCACTAAGATGTCACGACCGGTGAAGCCGCGAGCCACACGGATAGCTGACATTGTGGCCTCGGTGCCACTGTTCACAAAGCGCAGACGCTCCATGGAAGGGATGGCCTCGCGCACTTTCTCTGCCAGTGTGGTCTCTGCCAGTGTGGGGATTCCGTAACTGCTGCCACGGCCCACAGCTTCGATAGCGGCCTGACTTACACGCTCGTTGTTGTGACCCAGTATGAACACACCCCATGACATGCAGAAGTCAATGAACTTGTTGTCATCAATATCTGTGAAATAGGCTCCTTTGGCTTCTTTTACAAAGAGTGGAGTAGTGCCTACGCTCTTCAAAGCTCTCACGGGACTGTTCACTCCACCGGGTATCACTTTCTGCGCTTGCTCAAAGGCCTTGGCAGACAAAACTCTTTCGTTGATCATAATTGTCAATTCTCAATTCCCAATTCTCAATTGTCAATTGTCAATTCTCAATTGTCAATTCTCAATTATTTCCCCATTTCTGCATGTACTCCTTGGCATAGTACGAGATGATGTACTGTGCACCGGCACGCTTGATGGCGATGAGGCTTTCAAATACAACACGCTGCTCGTCGAGATAGCCCAGTTTGGCTGCTGCTTTCAGCATTGAGTACTCACCGCTCACCTGATAGGCCACCATGGGGATGTTGGGGAATTTCTCCACGCCACGGGCAATCATATCCAGATAGGGCATAGCAGGCTTCACCATGGTCCAGTCGGCACCCTCTTCAATATCAGCGGCAATCTCTTCTAGTCCCTGGTCGTGTGTGCGATAGTCCATCTGGTAGGTCTTGCGGTCGCCAAACGAAGGAGCTGAGTCGGCTGCATCGCGGAAAGGACCGTAGAAGGCAGAAGCATATTTTGCACTGTAGGCCAGAATCTTACACTTGTCGCGCAGTCCAGCTTCACGCAGACGCTTGTCGAGTGCTTCAATCTGTCCGTCCATCATGGCTGAAGGAGCCACAAAGTCGGCACCGGCCTTGGCATGAACGTATGCCATTTCGGCCAGCAGGGGCAGGGTAGAGTCGTTCTCTACATCGTGGTCGTGCAGCAAACCGCAGTGGCCATGACTGGTATATTCGCACAGACATACATCGGTGATAACGCAAACCTCGGGCTGAGCAGCCTTGATGGCCTTCACGGCACGACAAACAAGTGCGTCCTCAGCGTAGGCCAGTGAGCCACGCTCGTCTTTCTGACTGTCCTCAATCACACCGAAGAGCAGTACCTTGTCGATGCCCAGTGCATAGCACTCTTTCACATCTTCTACCAGTGTGTCGATAGAGAAACGGTAGATGCCGGGCATGGTGCTGATCTCGTCTTTCACGCCCTCACCCTCTACTACGAAGTAAGGATAGATAAAGTCCTTTACATTGACCGATACGTCGGCATATTTGTCGCGTGTGGCCTGATCCTTGCGGAATTCTCTGAAACGTTTCATAGTTGTTGATATTTAAATTTGTTGTTGTAAATGCTGTTGGGTAATAGGTCCTCTGCAGGTAAGTTTCTTATTGGTAGGAATGGCCCCGTACAGACGAATGAAATTGTCGATGGTGGAAGGCGAAGTGAATATAATTTCGTCGATTTCATCGAGATTTACCTTCTTTGGCTGCTCGGGCATTCTGTTCTCGTATGCAGTTACGCAAGTCACTTCAAATCCCGATTTCTGTAGTCCTTCCGGTATGATGCCCAGGGCGAGGTTGGAACGGGGAATGAGCACTCTTCCTTTCTGTTGGCGGGCAAACCAGTCTATCACACCATAACTGTTGTCTTGCTCCACCTGTTGTATAGTCTCAACTCCGGCTTTCTTCAGTGCTGTTGTGGTGGTTGATCCAATGGACACAACCTTCAGATGTTCGATGTGCTTCAGCTCCGTTGTCAGATATGGAAGAAAGTATTTCACTGCAAAACGACTGGTGAACAGCAGGTAGTCGAACTGCTCTATACTGCCAGCAGCCTGTTTCAAAGAACTGTCATCCTGAACAGGCTGAATCTCAATCAGTGGCGTGTGAACGTATGCTGGATTGGGACAGATGAGGCCGGTGTAGAGAGAGGGTTTCAAGTGAATATCTTCTTTAGGTCTTCCCTTCCTTTCCTTGCGGTGATGGCCAGACGGCCCTGCATGGGATGTGTCTCGAAAGGCAGCACTTCGGCAATCTCGTTCTCCATCCCTAAGCGCTTCAGGGCACAGGTAGCTACAATGGCGGCGTCGATACTTCCGTTGCGAACCTGCTGAACACGCTCTTCAATGCAGCCGCGGATGCCAACGATTTCCAAGTCGGGGCGTAGAGCCAGCAGTTCCTTACGTCGGAGTGGCGAACTGGTACCTATCTTGCTGCCTGCCGGCAGTTCTGCGAGTTTCATATTGTTGCGGCTCACCAGTGAGTCCGTCTTGTCAAAAGCCTCAAACATGGCAATCACCTCCAGTCCGCCGTTTAAATGCTCGGGAAGGTCTTTTGCTGAATGAATGGCTATGTCGGCATCGCCTTTCAGCAGTGCCAGATCAAGTTCGCGGGTGAACATATCGTCGGGAGCCTCGCCCTGCAGGAGTGAGATATCCATGTTCTTGTCGCCATACGATTTCACCACTTTTAATTTATAGGGAACCTCCGGGAATTTGCTCATTACCTCGTTGACCTGAATCTGTGAAAGACGGCTTCCGCGTGCTATGATGCGCAAGGTGTTATGACTACGGCGGCGCTCCATGATTTCACGAAGCAGTCCTATTTCCTCCTCAATCATCAGCTCAGCTTTCTCTACTTCCTCCTGTCGTACGGCAATATTGTCCTGTACCTTCTGTTCTACATCGTGAAGATTGTAGAGCTTGACGTTTTTCAACTCGTTCACCTCGGGGTCGATGTCTCGTGGGAAGGCCAGGTCGATGGCCAACAGCGGACGGGTTGGGTTCAGATCTTCTTTGAATACGATGGCATGAGGAGCCGATGTAGCACTAATCAGGATATCAGCTTCACGCAGGAAATCGCGCTTTTCATCGAGACGGAACACTTCTATTCCGTAAGGATCGGCCAGTTTGTGGGCTTTCTCTTCCGTACGGTTGGCCAGGAACACCACTTCGGCACCCTTGTTTTTCAGGAATTTGATGATGTCCTCCGTTAGCTTGTTCACACCGATAATGGCGATGTGCGCATTCTTCAGGTCGATGTTCTCACGCTCAATCATCTCGATGGCTGCCAGACTGTGACTGACGGCTCCTTGCGAGATCTGTGTCTCGGTGCGAACTCGCTTACCTATCTGAAGTGCACACTCAAAAAGCTTGTGCAGTCCGGCCGACAGTTTCTCACCACTGTTACGGGCTGCCATATAGGCCTCTTTCACCTGTCCTTGTACGGCACGCTCGCCTACGATGGCACTCTCCAGTCCGCAGACCACACGGAACAGATGGCGTGCCACTGAGTCGGGAATATCACCATCGCCGTAGTACAGCTCCACACGGTTGCAGGTCTGAAGGAATACCGACGGACCAACCTCACTGCGGTTCAGCTGTTTGAAATAGTCCTCGCGTTCGGTGAGCGATGTGTTCAGATGATTGATGGATTTATACTGTATCATTTTGTCCAGTTCGTTTCTTTTATCCTGTTTACAAAGTACTTTACGTTTTCAAAGGGAGTGTCGGCCAGTACGCCGTGTCCCAGGTTCACTATCCAATGACTATGCTGTTGGAAGAAAGGTTTGTAGCTTTCAATGGCCTGTTCTATCTCTTCCTTAGAGGCAAAAAGCAGATGAGGGTCGAAATTGCCTTGCAGTCCTACCTCGGGGTGAACCATCTTTCTGGCTTCAACAAGTGGTGTCTGCCAGTCAATGCTCACAAAGTCGCATACATCGGGCGTGATCAGTTGCAGTCCGCTGCCCAGTCCCTTTGGAAAGAATATCAATGGAATACCTGCTGAACGCACAGCATCGGTGATGCGGCATACGGCAGGCAGGAACACCTCTTTATATAGTTCTGTGGGAATCAGTCCGGCATGACTCTCAAACAATTGGAACGCATCGATGCCATGCTCAATCTGTTGAGTGGCATATTCTATGGACAGTTCCGTCACGGCATCTATCAGCTTCTCTGTCTCGGCACGGTGCTCATAGAAAAACTTCTTTGCCTCGGGGAAGGTGGCCTTCGAGCTGATGCCTTGTAGCATGTAGCAGAGGGTGGTGAGCGGTGCGCCGCAGAATCCGATCAAAGGCACATGACTCTGTTCTACGATGCAGTCGATGGCTTTATACACATGGTCCAACTTGTCGGCCTGAATGTTTAGGCGGTTCAGCGGCTGACTCGATTTTGCCAGTGGGTGAGGGAAGCGAGGACCTCTTTCGGTCCACTCCAACTGCATACCCATTGATACGGGAATGGTCAGGATATCGCTGAACAGAATGGCAGCATCTACTCCTAAGTCTTCTACCGGCAGTAAGGTTACCTTAGCAGCCAGTTCGGGCGTTGCCATCAGTTCGCTGAACGAATATTGTGCGCGCAGCTCCTGATAGCGTGGCAGCACACGGCCGGCTTGTCTCATCAGCCATACAGGAGGCCGTTGACAGGTTTTTCCCAACAGGGTATTCAAGAAAATATTCTCCATAGACGTTTCTTTATAAGCTGTTGGCAATCACTGTGGCTTGTTTGATGCGGTGGGCCATACCGATACCATCGCGCAGGTTTCCTGCAATAATCAGTCCTGGATAGTCTTTCTGAAGGCGTTCCACTTCGGCAAAACGCTCGCCTGATGAGAGTTCGTATTGTGGAATAGCATGTTCGTGACGGAAGATCTTGACTATGTCAGGTTTCGATGAAATGGGGAATTTCAGCATTTCGTGGAACTCCTTCACTGCCAGTTCTGTCAGTTCCTCGTCGCTCTTCTGTACCAGTTCGGCATTCTTTACGCCACCGATGAAATAGGTGAATAGCGCACCGCCTTCAGGTGCACGACCTGTAAAACAGGCCGATGGATACAGAATACCAAGTACCTTGCGCCGCTCGACCGTAGGAACCAGTCCGCCGAAAGCCTTGTAGTCGCCACCGAGCGCATCTTTCACGCCCAAGGCTATTTCCACTACAGGTGCATAGACCAGTGATGACAGTTTCTGCATGCGTTCCTTGGCAATAAACGGTAGCATATTAGGTAATGCATAAGCACCGCAGGTGGTCACCACTTTCGATGCCTCTAACGAAACCTTATCTCCGTTCTTGTCGGTATATGATACCTGCCATCTGCTTGCTAATGGTGTTACTACCACGTCCTTGGCATTAAGGATGATGTTCTCCTGTCCGATGTATTCAGTTTCTGCCTCTGTGATGCGACTCAGTCCACCAATGGCCGAGAATACTTTCTTGGTGGCCAGTCGGTCACGGTCGCTCTTTGGTAGCTTTGCTTTTGCGATGGAACCG
The sequence above is a segment of the Prevotella sp. E9-3 genome. Coding sequences within it:
- the hemL gene encoding glutamate-1-semialdehyde 2,1-aminomutase, whose translation is MINERVLSAKAFEQAQKVIPGGVNSPVRALKSVGTTPLFVKEAKGAYFTDIDDNKFIDFCMSWGVFILGHNNERVSQAAIEAVGRGSSYGIPTLAETTLAEKVREAIPSMERLRFVNSGTEATMSAIRVARGFTGRDILVKFEGNYHGHADHLLVAAGSGVANISNASSAGVPQDFVKHTVVLPYNDTAALRKYFDENGQKVAALIVEPVACNMGVVVPTEEFIKATREVTEQNGAILIFDEVITGFRLSRGGAQQRFGIKPDMTTVGKIAGGGFPAAAFGGRADIMKCLAPDGPVYQAGTLSGNPVAMAAGIETLTQLSQPGFYEDLEKKSNDFIEKLEKIIAGKNITLNHCGSMFTLFFRSSEEDCSVKNFQDTKRSDQERFARYFRNMLSCGIYVSPSQFEGNFISACHTPEILDYVLKSIAESI
- the hemE gene encoding uroporphyrinogen decarboxylase, with the protein product MENIFLNTLLGKTCQRPPVWLMRQAGRVLPRYQELRAQYSFSELMATPELAAKVTLLPVEDLGVDAAILFSDILTIPVSMGMQLEWTERGPRFPHPLAKSSQPLNRLNIQADKLDHVYKAIDCIVEQSHVPLIGFCGAPLTTLCYMLQGISSKATFPEAKKFFYEHRAETEKLIDAVTELSIEYATQQIEHGIDAFQLFESHAGLIPTELYKEVFLPAVCRITDAVRSAGIPLIFFPKGLGSGLQLITPDVCDFVSIDWQTPLVEARKMVHPEVGLQGNFDPHLLFASKEEIEQAIESYKPFFQQHSHWIVNLGHGVLADTPFENVKYFVNRIKETNWTK
- the hemA gene encoding glutamyl-tRNA reductase; this encodes MIQYKSINHLNTSLTEREDYFKQLNRSEVGPSVFLQTCNRVELYYGDGDIPDSVARHLFRVVCGLESAIVGERAVQGQVKEAYMAARNSGEKLSAGLHKLFECALQIGKRVRTETQISQGAVSHSLAAIEMIERENIDLKNAHIAIIGVNKLTEDIIKFLKNKGAEVVFLANRTEEKAHKLADPYGIEVFRLDEKRDFLREADILISATSAPHAIVFKEDLNPTRPLLAIDLAFPRDIDPEVNELKNVKLYNLHDVEQKVQDNIAVRQEEVEKAELMIEEEIGLLREIMERRRSHNTLRIIARGSRLSQIQVNEVMSKFPEVPYKLKVVKSYGDKNMDISLLQGEAPDDMFTRELDLALLKGDADIAIHSAKDLPEHLNGGLEVIAMFEAFDKTDSLVSRNNMKLAELPAGSKIGTSSPLRRKELLALRPDLEIVGIRGCIEERVQQVRNGSIDAAIVATCALKRLGMENEIAEVLPFETHPMQGRLAITARKGREDLKKIFT
- the hemB gene encoding porphobilinogen synthase — protein: MKRFREFRKDQATRDKYADVSVNVKDFIYPYFVVEGEGVKDEISTMPGIYRFSIDTLVEDVKECYALGIDKVLLFGVIEDSQKDERGSLAYAEDALVCRAVKAIKAAQPEVCVITDVCLCEYTSHGHCGLLHDHDVENDSTLPLLAEMAYVHAKAGADFVAPSAMMDGQIEALDKRLREAGLRDKCKILAYSAKYASAFYGPFRDAADSAPSFGDRKTYQMDYRTHDQGLEEIAADIEEGADWTMVKPAMPYLDMIARGVEKFPNIPMVAYQVSGEYSMLKAAAKLGYLDEQRVVFESLIAIKRAGAQYIISYYAKEYMQKWGNN
- a CDS encoding erythromycin esterase family protein; amino-acid sequence: MSHIKNRIVLLVLVFVAHGLQAQKLSSMQKMWEHWTPHPINSFFRMVPDTTSVFPNTALFLTRGRQKGAIHTSYPLFSLGKDSLSVKVQMKYRVKNLRNLLLTFHTIGYKAEVMKADTIILPLTEDWTEREVLLPIKRLFSLEIAIEAEGDSDNEVGEVFVADINVSSDGCPLNGNADDYSVKPLPSSCAEKWEDLLASPVLDKKILAIGETVHGTQTFNDMAFELMKERILHHNCKLIVLELPLSLSLYLNRYVQNDSRYTLDNYVTFYEPLTSMKFSPFLEWLKEYNANHNNEVSLLGFDGEAFTDMIWKMAMYDYLEPANADGSLSQLCYDIMFNKDKVQVDDSLVSSLFSDNEAKFIQCSLNNIRQYQQSRLKLAHRDEKMSELIQVLTELYLKPNTTATIYGHFMHTNYIVTSVVSSIHNSPSMGNFLKQKYNNDYSCVALSAIRGSAWFADLKGNTSVHELQEAPTESLEYMVCRQSSDSLIYLAMDNLDEEVFKQRFVGINYVPNQFIWNTPKAWMDGMIILGNAIPINKDCVQLTEFDNILTERYRDILKRTKSMMVK
- the hemG gene encoding protoporphyrinogen oxidase, with product MKTDVIIIGAGLTGLTTAFWLKHKGLKVTVVEERGETGGQIKTFTEKGFTFESGPNTGVVSEPEVAELMAELEKTSNGKCKLETAPDASKRRLIWKGNRFHELPSGLISAITTPLFKFSDKLRILGEPWRKKGTDPNESIASLATRRLGKSFVDYAVDPFLSGVYAGNPHTLVTRFALPKLYNLEQNYGSFIRGSIAKAKLPKSDRDRLATKKVFSAIGGLSRITEAETEYIGQENIILNAKDVVVTPLASRWQVSYTDKNGDKVSLEASKVVTTCGAYALPNMLPFIAKERMQKLSSLVYAPVVEIALGVKDALGGDYKAFGGLVPTVERRKVLGILYPSACFTGRAPEGGALFTYFIGGVKNAELVQKSDEELTELAVKEFHEMLKFPISSKPDIVKIFRHEHAIPQYELSSGERFAEVERLQKDYPGLIIAGNLRDGIGMAHRIKQATVIANSL
- a CDS encoding uroporphyrinogen-III synthase yields the protein MKPSLYTGLICPNPAYVHTPLIEIQPVQDDSSLKQAAGSIEQFDYLLFTSRFAVKYFLPYLTTELKHIEHLKVVSIGSTTTTALKKAGVETIQQVEQDNSYGVIDWFARQQKGRVLIPRSNLALGIIPEGLQKSGFEVTCVTAYENRMPEQPKKVNLDEIDEIIFTSPSTIDNFIRLYGAIPTNKKLTCRGPITQQHLQQQI